The Brachionichthys hirsutus isolate HB-005 unplaced genomic scaffold, CSIRO-AGI_Bhir_v1 contig_817, whole genome shotgun sequence region TTATTTTCTCAGATTATGCAGAAATTGTTATTCCTGAAGCCTGCATGCAGACATTAACACGCACATTTGCATGCCTTCACCTAGATAAACTCTGACAACACACGCTCATATATATgtgagcgtgcacacacacatacacgcataCGCTCTAAGAACCATCTAATTCAAGGGCAAATATCTCTTTAAGGATTCAGGCAGCAAATTCAGGGGCATGCAGCTGCTGCCTTTCAGATATTTTATTACCAAAaggtatttatttcattttacccTAAAATCCGTTGTCTCCAcaagaccttttttttcttttttaacaccctgttttcctttctctgaaACATTACTGAGGATTTGACCACAGTACTTTTCCAGGGTAGCTCATGGTCTAtcagcgagccccccccccccccccccctccaagtaTATTATGCTCAGTGGAGCATGCTCAGTTTGTTTGAACGCACTTCTGCTGACAGCCGTTAGTGGAGCCGACATCATTTTTATCCAGTAAGAGCAGGAAAATTGAGGCAGCAACATGTTGGATTGGAACGTCATAGAAATTGTCAAGATGGTCGCAGGCGCCAGTTGAAGAGAGAAATGCTTCTAGACTGGGAGGTTCCCTGAGCTGCATCTTCAACTTGTGACATTTTGCACCCAATATGAGAGTCTGAAGGGGAAGTTAATAAGAACTTCACTCTCTTCAAAGCGTTTTCAACTAAATGGACCACCAGAGGACGAGACAGTTTGGACAGGTTTCTTCAGCAGGAGGCAGGTGTGGCGGACGGTGAACAGAACAGCGCGGAGGTGACACAAAAGTCCGTAAGGGACTGGAACTCCATGAACTGCTTCGGCAAATTGAGGCAACGCTGAGGAGTAAAGAGGCAAGGACACACATGGACCTGCCTgaatcttcacacacacacacacacacagaaatgcactTACATCGCAGACGCTAGCGGCTCTGTTTGGCGCGCTAACGGCCGAGTTGGGGATGTTCTTGTTGCCGGCCTTCATCGCAGCGTCTCTGCGGGCCTGCTCCAAGAGGAGTCGGGCCCTCTCTTTCAGCTCCTCCTGGCGAGACAGCACCCTCTGTGCACAGCGAGACAAAACACGGACGGCAATGTTAATCAAACTACCTAAGAGATGCAGCGACTCCTTCCTCAGCAGCTGACATTCCACACACGTAACTTTGGATGTATGAAACTGAATTGCTTGTAGCTTCCACAGAGCCtcatttttcatattttaacaaATACAGGAACAACGAGACTCACCGTCTCACTGGGAGGACTTGATAGAGGGGCAGAAGGCGACTcctttaaaagaaacaaatacttTAACGACAAGCAAACCCAAAAGTTAGGGGATGCTCTGCTCCCCACGATACACAGGGTCTGCACGTTGGCATTATGGGGACACTCTAAATCTGAGCTCACGACCCTGTTTGGGTCCAACGGTGAGGAGAGCATGACGGCTTTGACAAGAAGGCTAAACTCACCGAGTTTAGAATTTtatctgtgaggtaatcccggcTGGATTATAAGGGTGTGAAAACAGAGCAAACGGAGCTTTTACCTTTGGCTTAGATAGATAGAGGCGCATTACAACCGAGGGGTTTACAACGGGGAAACGCATTTATCCTTCCGCCGGGTGAAGGATGCATACGGCTAAAAGCAGATCAAAAATGGGGGGCGTCACAGCtgtcataaccccccccccgcctgctgcAGCCCCACCTGCCCTGTGACCTTCTGACTTGTAAACAGGAAGCGGTAATCTTAGGTTAACCAATGCAGCAAtatattcagtgtgtgtgtttatgtgcgcACACATACAGGtgcgtgttagtgtgtgtgtgtgtgtgtgtgtgtgtgtgagagagacgaGATGAGGTGTCCTCTGTGCGAAGCGTCGCCACGCCTGAGCAGGCGCGGCACCAACTGCCATCAACTGAAGGGATGAGaaatataatgaaaaatataatgaaatgtCAAAGCACGGGGGTTCGTCCTGGCTGCCTTCTCGAGTCGCCACGAGTAAAGGACCCGGCCTCGAAGCGTCCGGGTCTCAGCCGCGAGACAGGTGACGGCATcagcatgcagagaggagaaacTTTGGTCTCCGCTACGCTATCAGTGAGGTCAGGATTTGATGTTTAGCCTCCTACCGCATCCTCTGTCTTATGACTGACATCACTGTGAAAGTTCCAATCAAAGCCAGGGTGCAAGGAGGAAAACCAGGACAACCCATTTAGGGGCGAGGCAGCAAAATGTGAATTAGTAAATGCCCGACAGACAGAAATAGACACAGACAAGTCAGCAGCACAATGGTTGaaatgaaacaggaaataaagaggATTGTCTAAATAGCTTGTTTGAGAAACAACTGAGACTTAAAAACTCTGATTTCCTGCTAAACTCTGCTCACAACATTCTTCAACACAGTGGATCCATATTCTTTTTAAAATTCAGGAACAATAAGGTGATTCAAAGGGAAGAGCAGATAGCTGATGCTATGGAAACCATAAAGCACCATCTCAACTGGCTCTTGCTTCCGTTGTTATTTGCCCGGGGGTTTACCTGTTTCGGGGGCGGGTCCGTGTGGCTGACTGGCGGGGAGCTAACATCTGAAGCAGGTTCAGACTCTGAGTGACGCAGGCTGGCTCTCTTCTTCTTGATGAGGTCAGCGTCCCTGTTGTAGGAGCAGCCCAGTTTCTGGTGGGgtggagatgaggaggaggaggaggaggaggacggcccTCTCCTGGTGGGGGATCCAGGTTCTGTACTTTCCTCCCTTCTTTCCTCTACCGCCTCATCCTTCTgctgtctgtccatcaccatcTCCACTCTCTGGGTTCGTTCGCTGAGGTCTAAAACGTTGGATTTGAGCACGTTCCCTCTGTCCTCAGAGCTTGATGGGGTCACGTGGGTGGAGTCTGTTCCTGAGGCGGTAAATGCTGCGCGTGGTGACGGGACAGGATGGGAACGTAAAGGTCCTGCTGCCGGCAGGCTGGCCGCTCCCACCTCAGGCTTCCAACCCCGCTCCAccacctcttcctctgtggCGCTAGTGCCGTTAGATTCCCCTCCAGCTGAATCGACAGGCTGAGAGTTTGCAGGGCGTTGCTGCACGTCATTAAGCTCGGCATAAAACTTATCCTGATCGATGGAGGCGTTTGTGTCGGTCTCAAAGTCGCCTACCTTGTAGGTGCTACGATTGCTATTTGCCTCTATCTGCACCACATTGAGCTCCTCTCCGGAGAAGTGCGCCCGGATCTGGTACAGGTAGGTCATTACTGTCAGTTTGTCAGGGATGGCGAGCAGCACCATGTCCGAAGGTTCCAGAAGACGGGAGATACCCAGGCTGGCAAAACCGTCGTACGCCTGCCAacaacagaaagacacaaattTGAAGAAACTTCTACcaataaaaaagtatttaacaTAACATTAAGAACTGCTGCCGAGCAGACCTAAGCTTTTGTGGACAGATATGTAGGACTGCAGATCCCAACAGAGGAGGAGTATTCTCATGCTCTATCAGTAACATCTAAACGGGGCTCCCATCCTAGGAATTCCTATTATAAAATCTTAGTTCTGACGTTGAGTCAGTTGAGATGACTTTAATTATCGCTGTCCAGAATTGCTTGATAAAGGAACAGCACTAAAAGGGAAGGCAGAACGACGATGCTTGATTAAGACCGGTTTCTTTTTCAGACATATTGGTGCATCACACGCatgatccgtgtgtgtgtgtgtgtgtgtgtgtgtgtgtgtgttcgtgtgtgtttgcacgtgaAAGACATCTTTGGCGTGACCGCTGACAGGTCATGTCAGGGATGGTTGTCCCCGATAAGAAGCGCAGATACCCCAAGACAGAACGCTTAATCCCAAAAGGTGGGTGTGTGTCCTTATCGCCCCCCGACATCAACCTGCCCACGCTCTCCGTCACGCGTGTAATTGGTCTGATTAGAGTCTGATGAGAAAAATACAAGTTTGATTATCAAGCGACACATGAAACCCAATCCCCCCATCGCCAGATATactgagacagagagaaagagagagagagagagagggaagggatGAAAACCATTATCACAGGCAATGAcaggtaaataaatagattaacagcacgcacacacacacacacatcctccccTTCCATCTCTCCGAGGTATCACGGCTTGTATCTGGCCTGCTTGATAGCGTTGATCTAATTCCAACCTGTTGCGCCACTCGTTTGTTTCACTGCCTGCGTAGATCTCCCCAGTCTATCAATCTCTCCGTCTTttatggtctctctctctctctgatttcCAAACACAGTgccagctttttcttttcttttttttaaacccttatTTACCACAGAGTTTGTTCTGAAGTGCCCGGTTTCCATTTCCCGGGCCTGTGCCAACTACAGAATCATCTATTAAATGCTTACCGTGAGCAAAGCAAACacgtaaaacattttaaacgttGTCCGACGACAGACGTGGAGGGACCTGGCGTGACGGAACAGAGGGAGCACATGCAGAATAAGATGTTTCTCAATTTCCCATCTATTATAGTGCCTTTTGTGACGAGTCGTCTCTTTCACGCTCACCTCTTTTGTCTCATTCTATTGCTGGAAagcatgtgtttgtgctgacagagatgaagcaggaagaaaggccagagtgcggggggggggggagaaacggGAGAACAGAGAGGTGTTTGCCTTTGTAGCAAGCCGACTGAAGTCCTCCTCCTTACCACGGCAGAAAGGgagtgtgaaagagaaaagaatatGGGGAATAAGAAGGCCTGATTGGGTTTCTAACAAGTATTCAGGGGAGCAAAGTGTGCTTGCATTGTTCTGCTCCTGCCCAGGGTAGGATGTGAAAGAGAGCGACAACTTTGCCGCTCAATggggggaagaaagaaagagaaaagagcgAGAGTGGAAGAACGTGAGAGCTGCATGTGGAGGAAGAAGGGCGGGAGGCTCTCCTTCTGGGTTTTGTTTCAGGGTCGATGTTCGTCTTGACATGCGCTACACTCTTTTTGACCTCGGTGTCATGATTTATTCTCTCAATATCTTCTCCTCATAGCGAGACTCTGACGACTGCTGAAGCAGGACCCGTCGTTGGGAGTCTTCCGTCTTTGACAGCCCACGGCTCCCGCCTCTCTACACCAGGTAAAGGCGTCCTTTGTTGTGAGCGCACTTCACAATAAGCAacgtttttttgtctgtctcaaTACTTGAATCGCTTCCTAAAGCCTTCGGTGGCGCTCACCTGTTTGCTCACTGAAAGGGAAACCATTAGCATTCCGGTTGACAGAGAATCGCACGAAGACCATTTCATTTAAGACCATCTGAAGTTTTCTGGAAGGAGGAGCGTTAGAACTtcaaaaaataaactgtttatGGTCTTAATGTCCTCATTTCATAATCTCTGttatatacagtaaatatatgATTTCAAGCAGATATAATCAATCCATTTTAAGATTTGATGACGTTTAGATTTACATGTATGTGGATGGAATGgaagtgctttttattttatctccccccccaccccacacacccAAAATTTAGAGCAACAATTTGTCCATAACGACACACACTTTTCATCATCCGGCTGGCAAAGGTTTTGGTCTGGACTAAATGTCACCGCTGCCTGCCCCAGGGTGCACCTtctgctcctgcccccccccccccccccctctactctCTGAGTGACTGACAGCTATCTATCGCTGTCAATCATCAAAACCCCCTCCCCTCGGCCCAACCCCTCACGGTTGTGCTCAGGGAGCTTTAACCTGGTGCTTGGTGTTACACTATCAGATGGCAAGACAAATGACTTCTCCTTGGcctcattacacacacacacacacacacacacacgcacacgaacacacacacacacgcacacacacactctaaaaaTGCAAACTCCTCAAACGGACAGACGAACATGTGGACAGCCATCCATAAACGTGCACACGTGAACATATTCATTGATAATGGCTCGTTTCTAAGGCTGTTCAGaatactctctctcttttttcctgccCACCCCCCCATTATTGATTGCCCTTATCTGTCATAATTCAGCACAGTCTGAGCGCACTGCAATCACTCCTCAGAGATAGACAGTGAAAGGAAAAGAGGGCTTGTCCATCAACCGGCCATGAAAAGCAGAGATAAGTCTTGTTTCTATATATTTCCATTCCTGCAGTTCCTCCTATAAATCCTATACATTCTAATAACTCTAAGCAAGACAACTTCACACGGCAACGCAGCTGGGAGCTTCCATTCCACTGTTGATACATTTagatttctttcctttttctgtcTGCGGCCTGTTTTTTCTCCAGTCGTGTCTCTCCTGGCCCGACAcacaccagcagatggcgtAGATCCTTGGAGCGGCTGCAGCCATTCACCAGGTATCCCCTTCCTACAGCATATTCCCATGTTACTTATATCTAACCAATTTCTTCAGGGCTACTTGAGCACCTGGAGGGGGTGAGGGGCAGTTAACAGATATGGAATTGGGTCTCTTGCTCACCTTCCACTGTGGTTATTGTCAACAGGGTAGCGTTCATGCCTAACAGGGCCACCAGAGGTTATCGCCGAGCCAGAGTGTGTATGAGAAGAGGAAATCAAGCTGCAGGAAACCGAAGCATATCGTTCTGTGTAGCCCTCGGGAGCCAGAGAGGGGACATAGCATCTGTGTGGATATATagatatgtatgtgtgtgtgtgtgtgtgtgtgattgtgtagtagcagactgaaagaaaaaatatcagtgtgcattaaaaaaaaaaaaaggaagtgcCGGTGGGGAAACGGGGGGCGAGGGGTGCACCTCCTACTGTGAATAGGCAGATTGTGGTGACATAGAGCGACAAGGAAAGTTGAATGCATCATTGTGTCATGCTGTAGGATCATCAATGCGTAAGGAGAGGACATGAATGAAACCAGAGGTACGTAAACATGGATTACTGTTGCAGCGTAGACCTATAAACACTTAAATATCACCCCTTGCATGCTCACACAACACACTAATAAATCACATTGATGACAGAAGACAAATATGATCTTGTAGAACAAAGACTTGCGTCTTAATGCGTCAATTAAGGAATCCACCTTACCTCTGCCAGGTGCCCAAATTGGTACTTAAATGCATCACGGCAGTATGGGacatcctatatatatatatataaaacacaataataagATTCTGCTGTGTATTCCTGATTGtgagaatgccccccccccccccacacacacacacacacacacacacacacacttaaacacatAAGGTATATCCAGGGATTAATGATAGATCGCTAAATAAGGGTAAATGGAGATGTGGACAGAAGGGAGCTAAGTGGGTGTGAAGgatgcgatggggggggggggggggggctgcctcatacctttttgttgttttctttaatatCCTGAGGGTTGAGGGTCTTGTAGTCTCTGGAAGAACAGTGGGGAGGTTTGGAACGGAGAATGGAATAAAGAGAGCGGCATTTAAATATGCATCATATGTAATGGCTTTAGAAGTGTAACCTGCAATTTCATAGCAGCACAATCAACACAACGAATAGAGTGGCAAATACGTAAAAAATAACACACCATAAGCACAAGCACACACGTGTACCCACATACACAAAGCATGGCTGTAATTTTAAGTGCTCTGTGCAAAACATTTAAAGTATCGAATCGTGAaactgtcattttaaataccaAGCTTACAGCTTGAGCCGAGTTAATGCGTGAGAAGACGACAGTCGCCTTCATCAAACATAAcgacagataaataaatagcacAATGTCAAGTTAAACAACACAACCGAAGGGAGTCTTTGTCTGATCTGTGCCCACAAGTCTGCCGCTGGACGATGGGACCTTCAGTATTAgcctgtttttaaatgtcacccAAACAACGCAAGGCAGACGTTTCCGTTTCCGACTCGGTGTTCTTCGTACATTACGTCAGGCCTGAAGTGGTGCAGCAGGGCGCAGAAGGCCAGCCCGTTCCTCCAGGAGGTGGTGAAGTTGGTGATCTTCACCCCGCGGTAGTTCTTGGTGACCTCCCGGCACCAAGCCAGCAGCGACTGGCTGGCGTTGGGTTTCCCTCCCAGGACTGGGCTCGGGATGGGGCTGGGCtgcagggagagggggggggggggggggggggagagaaacacattttataaaaGGTCATACTTGGAAATATCCAATCGACAGAATTTGAAATGTACTGATATGATACTGATTATATTGATGTCAAAATACTACAAATCCTGTGTACTAAGTATAAAAACATGAGCCATGGTCGTGATGTTTGTCCACGTTTTCCCCGCCCGTATCTCGATAACTGACCTTCTTTCGTTTGTCTAAATATCGTGAGGAAATGTGTGCATTACTGCCATATAATGAGCCCACACAAGCATCTGCACCCATTtagacacacacaataatgaaGGGTCGTGCTCAAACAGCGCATGACCGTGGATAATGTAAACATCTTATTAATTAGCTCCGCCTTTGAAGTCTTATCTGGGTGGAAAGCTTTCCCATTAGGAGCCTTTCCTCTCCCAGACTCCAAATCCCACAAATCCTTGGTGGCACACAGACACCAGTCTCCCTCTGACGGCTAGCAGAACCAAGGCCATTCTGATTATTCAGCTGGCCGTTGACTAGTCTGGCTATGGAGCGACAGATAGGGGCTAATTCGCTCAAATCATTTGGGAGAGAAATGGCAAAAATGTCACCGAGCTTTTGATGAAATTCATTAGAgactggaaataaataaaaaataagtctGTGAAATCTGTTCAAAATCCAAGTCTGCGTTGCCATTGTAACAAAATATTAGcagaaagataaaaagaaattaaatctGCTAAAGGTGCGTCAAATTAATTTAACTTTCAGAATCCTTTTTTATAAAACACACGGTAGAAATGTCATTCAACCTGCTTTGAGCCACAcaagccacttcctgtttatctAACAGAACTGAACATTCTCTGGGACTGCAGGTCTCTGTTTGTGTAGCTTCTTGTACAGTGTTGTGTTACAAACcgacagcagaatgtaaatctGCCAGATGATATTTAATCCCGATGAATGACGTGGCAATGCAAATCAAACCTTTGCGTGACCTTTACCGGTGAACAGTGACTAAAGACATCTCGGCTTTACGAAGCCCGACGTTGACTAGAACGAGTTAACCCAGTTTtgaaacacgcacaa contains the following coding sequences:
- the LOC137917089 gene encoding EH domain-binding protein 1-like, which translates into the protein NEKLLKSNPFYEARTASPTRPPDGSPSLDLGSGQKRRAPPSPSFNPGLGPSPSASRPSSLPERERLEAVAPSPLASVMGRELASSSPKPSPIPSPVLGGKPNASQSLLAWCREVTKNYRGVKITNFTTSWRNGLAFCALLHHFRPDVIDYKTLNPQDIKENNKKAYDGFASLGISRLLEPSDMVLLAIPDKLTVMTYLYQIRAHFSGEELNVVQIEANSNRSTYKVGDFETDTNASIDQDKFYAELNDVQQRPANSQPVDSAGGESNGTSATEEEVVERGWKPEVGAASLPAAGPLRSHPVPSPRAAFTASGTDSTHVTPSSSEDRGNVLKSNVLDLSERTQRVEMVMDRQQKDEAVEERREESTEPGSPTRRGPSSSSSSSSSPPHQKLGCSYNRDADLIKKKRASLRHSESEPASDVSSPPVSHTDPPPKQESPSAPLSSPPSETRVLSRQEELKERARLLLEQARRDAAMKAGNKNIPNSAVSAPNRAASVCDRCLNLPKQFMEFQSLTDFCVTSALFCSPSATPASC